One part of the Natronorubrum sediminis genome encodes these proteins:
- a CDS encoding NAD(P)H-hydrate dehydratase, translating to MSRLQRTLSNISEETGTDNGRVGIVAGATEYPNQPALVGRAALRSGSDHVRAFVPDPIYEIVASHDPNLLVDRYAGEQFEQTAVERTREMCEWADALVVGPGLVDAEPVAVREVIDTVDIPIVVDALAIEPALEVDLSNSILTPSGSEDDPIREEYGSLEAFSTETGAVLTLTGDTDEIVANGDRIRNETGTSALTVAGTGDTLAGITASLLGQGADRSDAAELGAWVLGKSGELATAEYGPGVLATDVIDRIPDTIR from the coding sequence ATGAGCAGACTCCAGCGAACGCTGTCGAATATTTCAGAAGAGACCGGCACCGACAACGGGCGCGTGGGCATCGTTGCGGGGGCGACCGAGTATCCGAATCAGCCCGCGCTGGTCGGGCGCGCAGCGCTCCGAAGCGGGTCCGATCACGTCCGAGCGTTCGTGCCCGATCCGATATACGAAATCGTCGCGAGTCACGACCCGAACCTGCTCGTCGACCGATACGCGGGCGAACAGTTCGAACAGACCGCCGTCGAACGCACTCGCGAGATGTGTGAGTGGGCCGACGCCCTCGTCGTCGGGCCCGGACTCGTCGACGCCGAACCGGTCGCCGTTCGGGAGGTGATCGACACCGTCGACATCCCGATTGTCGTCGACGCCCTCGCCATCGAACCCGCACTCGAGGTGGACCTCTCGAATTCGATTCTCACGCCGAGCGGGTCGGAAGACGACCCGATTCGGGAGGAGTACGGCTCGCTCGAGGCGTTTTCGACGGAAACGGGTGCCGTGTTGACGTTGACCGGCGACACCGACGAAATCGTTGCAAACGGGGACCGCATCCGCAACGAGACGGGGACGTCGGCGCTGACGGTCGCCGGAACCGGGGATACGCTGGCCGGAATCACCGCGTCGCTGCTCGGACAGGGGGCTGATCGCAGCGACGCCGCGGAATTGGGCGCGTGGGTCCTCGGCAAGAGCGGCGAGTTAGCCACCGCCGAGTACGGCCCGGGCGTGCTCGCGACCGACGTCATCGACCGCATTCCGGACACGATTCGGTAA
- the gdhB gene encoding glutamate dehydrogenase GdhB — protein MAPELTPDESSTNRQVTDDEPETALETARLQLERAATHLDIGDSVIERLKHPAKVHEVTIPLERDDGSVDVYTGYRAQHDSVRGPYKGGLRYHPGVTRDECVGLSMWMTWKCAVMDLPFGGAKGGVVVDPKSLSTDETERLTRRFMQEIRPVVGPTTDIPAPDMGTDPATMAWLMDAYSMQEGETIPGVVTGKPPVIGGSAGREEAPGRSVAIVTRETCQYYDRPLADVTVAVQGFGSVGANAARLLDEWGATVVAVSDVNGGVHDPDGIDVETIPSHDEEPEAVTRYAESAAGTGSLTRLSNADLLELDVDVLIPAAVGNVITDENAAAIDADIVIEGANGPTTFGADAILEERGIPVIPDILANAGGVTVSYFEWLQDINRRTWSLERVHEELETEMVDAWTGLRETVDERDVSWRDAAYIVALSRVAAAHDARGLWP, from the coding sequence ATGGCCCCAGAACTCACACCAGATGAATCTTCGACGAACCGACAGGTGACCGACGACGAACCCGAAACCGCACTCGAGACCGCGCGTCTTCAACTCGAGCGTGCCGCGACACACCTCGATATCGGCGACTCCGTCATCGAGCGTCTCAAACACCCGGCAAAAGTCCACGAGGTCACCATTCCACTCGAGCGTGACGACGGGTCGGTCGACGTTTACACCGGCTACCGGGCCCAACACGACAGCGTCCGCGGCCCGTACAAGGGCGGCCTTCGTTATCACCCCGGCGTCACTCGAGACGAGTGCGTCGGCCTGTCGATGTGGATGACCTGGAAGTGCGCCGTCATGGACCTCCCCTTCGGTGGCGCGAAAGGTGGGGTCGTCGTCGATCCGAAGTCGCTCTCGACGGACGAAACCGAACGCCTGACTCGCCGATTCATGCAAGAAATTCGGCCGGTTGTGGGGCCGACGACGGACATTCCGGCACCGGACATGGGAACGGATCCCGCGACGATGGCCTGGTTGATGGACGCCTACAGCATGCAGGAAGGCGAGACCATCCCGGGCGTCGTCACCGGAAAACCACCCGTTATCGGTGGCTCGGCGGGTCGCGAGGAGGCTCCTGGACGGAGCGTCGCTATCGTCACCCGCGAAACCTGTCAGTACTACGATCGCCCGTTAGCGGACGTGACGGTCGCCGTCCAGGGCTTTGGCAGCGTCGGTGCGAACGCCGCCCGATTGCTCGACGAGTGGGGAGCGACCGTCGTCGCCGTCAGCGACGTCAACGGTGGCGTCCACGACCCCGATGGAATCGACGTCGAGACCATCCCGTCACACGATGAGGAGCCAGAGGCCGTCACCCGATACGCCGAATCCGCCGCTGGCACGGGCTCGCTGACCCGACTGTCGAACGCGGACCTGCTCGAGCTCGACGTCGACGTGTTGATTCCGGCTGCCGTCGGGAACGTCATCACCGACGAGAACGCGGCAGCGATCGACGCGGACATCGTCATCGAAGGCGCGAACGGCCCGACGACGTTCGGCGCAGACGCCATCCTCGAGGAACGCGGTATCCCCGTGATTCCCGATATCCTCGCTAACGCCGGCGGCGTCACCGTCAGCTACTTCGAGTGGCTCCAGGACATCAACCGCCGAACGTGGTCACTCGAGCGCGTGCACGAAGAACTCGAGACGGAGATGGTCGACGCCTGGACCGGTTTGCGAGAGACGGTGGACGAACGCGACGTCAGTTGGCGTGACGCGGCGTACATCGTCGCGCTCTCTCGCGTCGCAGCGGCCCACGACGCACGCGGGTTGTGGCCCTGA
- a CDS encoding bacterio-opsin activator domain-containing protein has translation MATARTLDDAHLLVVESADDRAEGRSPTLSDRLSVGGEGATDADSSEPSAAQLAGALTTASSVETALETLETDSIDCVVSAQSLTDGTGTELVERVRERDVALPFVLAPRDGDEVLASEAITAGVTEYVPAADSSKPLTETLERALEQGDDCRHARVQARQFRAVFNDPETYAWVVDRDGNICQANDRALETVHGGDDATCGGQFAALPWWDAADSGGESIRTAIDTAAAGTVAHRELTLAQGPPLEADTESAAERTVPRTLEVTVRPVRDESGTVVSVLAQVTDVTDRARLEQEVRESEELHRVTLNNMTDTVLITDDSGEFTYVCPNVHFIFGYSDDEIHEMGSIDDLLGPELFDREELESEGVLTNIECTATDRAGREHTLLVNVRTVSIQGGTTLYSCRDVTKRKRREEALTALHRTTRQLLYAESEREIAEIVVDDATDVLDLENTGAYLFDTDENVLSPAAASPAMKRNHGPLPERRAADGSLAGQVFVDGDATFFPDVHDASAVSNPATDLTSVGLVPLGDHGVFVVGSPDADAFDDVTRELTDLLATTAEAALDRVRREQTLRERDRELKQQNRKLSRLNQVNEIIREIDTALVRAETREEIEAAVCERLTSADRFSFAWIGTTDVTGERLETNTHGGTGRGRDYLDSIPHTLSETSEPAARTAATNDVTVVSNVAERLRDEPWRSEALSREYQSVAGVPLAYDEFTYGVLTVYADEPDAFEGVIRSVLIELGETIASAIAAVERKQALLTDSRTRLEFEVIDDSFIFTRLATRAECTLSFDGGIQLHEDGAAVFATVEGAPATDVVDAAADLVAVEDIQHLGDGEDVDDPASGETVLINLAPPFLALQLADHGVVLRSVEATPTDTHVVVDVPRTVDASESIDIVSNAFSDVSLVAKRTVDRTTARTLRAQLLERLTDRQLEVVQLAYYGGYFESPRERSGEEIATTLEISPAAFYRHIRTIQRKLFTILFDEIGLPAKTTAPVE, from the coding sequence ATGGCAACTGCACGGACACTCGACGACGCCCATCTCCTCGTCGTCGAGTCGGCAGACGACCGGGCCGAGGGGCGCTCGCCCACCCTCTCGGATCGACTCTCAGTCGGGGGCGAGGGCGCGACCGACGCCGACTCCTCGGAACCGAGCGCAGCGCAACTCGCGGGAGCCCTCACGACGGCCTCGAGCGTAGAGACGGCGCTCGAGACCCTCGAGACGGATTCGATCGACTGCGTGGTGAGCGCGCAGTCGCTCACCGACGGGACCGGAACCGAACTCGTCGAACGCGTTCGCGAGCGTGACGTCGCACTCCCGTTCGTACTCGCGCCCCGCGACGGCGACGAGGTACTCGCGAGCGAAGCGATCACTGCAGGCGTCACGGAGTACGTCCCGGCTGCGGACTCGAGTAAGCCCCTTACCGAGACGCTCGAGCGAGCGCTCGAACAGGGAGACGACTGCAGACACGCTCGCGTGCAGGCTCGACAGTTTCGAGCCGTGTTCAACGATCCGGAGACGTACGCGTGGGTCGTCGATCGCGATGGTAACATCTGCCAAGCGAACGACCGCGCGCTCGAGACCGTTCACGGGGGCGACGATGCCACCTGCGGAGGGCAGTTCGCGGCGCTTCCGTGGTGGGACGCCGCCGACTCGGGAGGCGAGTCGATCCGAACGGCGATCGACACGGCGGCGGCCGGCACGGTCGCACACCGCGAACTCACGCTGGCGCAGGGGCCTCCACTCGAGGCCGACACCGAAAGCGCCGCGGAGCGCACCGTTCCACGGACGCTCGAGGTGACGGTCAGACCGGTTCGAGACGAATCGGGGACCGTCGTCTCCGTCCTCGCACAGGTGACCGACGTCACTGATCGGGCGCGACTCGAGCAGGAGGTCCGCGAATCGGAGGAACTCCACCGGGTGACGCTCAACAACATGACCGACACCGTCTTGATCACGGACGACTCCGGCGAGTTCACCTACGTCTGTCCGAACGTCCACTTCATCTTCGGCTACTCGGACGACGAAATCCACGAAATGGGCTCGATCGACGACCTCCTCGGGCCGGAGCTCTTCGACCGCGAGGAACTCGAGTCGGAGGGCGTGTTGACCAACATCGAGTGTACGGCGACCGACCGCGCGGGCCGGGAGCACACGCTGTTAGTCAACGTTCGTACCGTCTCGATTCAGGGCGGAACGACCCTCTATAGCTGTCGTGACGTGACGAAGCGAAAGCGCCGCGAGGAGGCCCTGACGGCGCTTCACCGAACGACGCGACAACTGTTGTACGCCGAGAGCGAACGCGAGATTGCCGAAATCGTCGTCGACGACGCGACGGACGTACTCGACCTCGAGAACACCGGGGCGTACCTGTTCGATACCGACGAAAACGTGCTCAGTCCGGCGGCCGCATCGCCAGCGATGAAGCGAAATCACGGTCCTCTGCCGGAGCGGCGAGCGGCGGACGGCAGCCTCGCGGGACAGGTGTTCGTCGACGGCGACGCGACGTTTTTCCCCGACGTCCACGACGCATCGGCCGTCTCGAACCCGGCGACTGATCTCACAAGCGTCGGTCTCGTCCCGCTCGGTGACCACGGCGTTTTCGTCGTCGGCTCACCCGACGCCGACGCGTTCGACGACGTGACTCGAGAACTGACCGATCTGCTCGCGACGACGGCCGAGGCCGCACTCGATCGAGTGCGCCGAGAACAGACGCTCCGAGAGCGTGACCGCGAACTCAAACAGCAAAACCGGAAACTCTCCCGACTCAATCAGGTCAACGAGATCATCCGCGAGATTGACACGGCGCTCGTCCGAGCGGAGACGCGCGAGGAAATCGAAGCCGCCGTCTGCGAGCGACTCACGTCCGCCGATCGGTTCTCCTTCGCCTGGATTGGGACGACGGACGTCACGGGAGAGCGCCTCGAGACGAACACGCACGGCGGGACGGGCCGCGGGCGTGACTACCTGGACAGTATCCCACACACCCTTTCGGAGACGAGTGAGCCTGCTGCTCGAACCGCCGCGACGAACGACGTCACGGTCGTTTCGAACGTTGCGGAGCGTCTACGCGATGAACCGTGGCGCTCCGAAGCGCTCTCTCGAGAGTACCAATCCGTCGCGGGCGTCCCGCTGGCCTACGACGAGTTCACCTACGGCGTGTTGACCGTCTACGCAGACGAACCGGACGCGTTCGAGGGCGTCATCCGCTCCGTGCTGATCGAACTGGGCGAAACGATCGCGTCCGCAATCGCCGCCGTCGAACGCAAACAGGCCCTGCTGACCGACTCTCGGACTCGCCTCGAGTTCGAGGTGATCGACGACAGCTTCATCTTTACCAGACTCGCGACGCGTGCGGAGTGTACGCTCTCCTTCGACGGCGGCATTCAGCTTCACGAAGACGGCGCAGCCGTGTTCGCCACCGTCGAGGGAGCGCCCGCCACCGACGTCGTCGACGCGGCCGCGGATCTCGTCGCCGTCGAAGATATCCAGCACCTCGGTGACGGTGAGGATGTCGACGACCCCGCGTCGGGCGAGACTGTCCTCATCAACCTCGCACCACCGTTTTTGGCCCTCCAGCTTGCAGACCACGGCGTCGTCTTACGAAGCGTCGAGGCGACGCCGACTGACACACACGTCGTCGTCGACGTCCCCCGAACCGTCGACGCCAGCGAGAGCATCGACATCGTCTCGAACGCGTTCTCGGACGTTTCACTCGTCGCCAAGCGAACCGTCGACCGGACGACTGCACGCACCCTTCGCGCTCAACTCCTCGAGCGACTGACGGACCGCCAACTCGAGGTCGTCCAACTAGCGTATTACGGCGGCTACTTCGAGTCGCCGCGAGAGCGTTCGGGCGAGGAAATCGCCACGACGCTCGAGATTTCGCCGGCTGCGTTCTACCGCCACATTCGGACGATTCAGCGGAAACTGTTCACCATTCTGTTCGACGAAATCGGCCTTCCGGCAAAAACGACGGCGCCCGTTGAATAG
- a CDS encoding phosphoribosyltransferase: MFADRTDAGERLAAELESRGLEADIVLGIPRGALPVARPVADALDADLDVVVARKMGAPSNPELAIGAVASDGSVWYNDDLLGRLSVGNEYLETVREREAANASEKADRYREIEGLPDLEGKRVIVVDDGVATGATATACLRQVQASDAASVVLAVPVGSPRGVDDLRDEADEVIALETPQSFRAVGQYYRVFDQVSDEEAIGYLE; the protein is encoded by the coding sequence ATGTTCGCCGACAGAACCGACGCGGGCGAGCGACTCGCTGCCGAACTCGAGTCCCGCGGGCTCGAGGCCGATATCGTCCTCGGAATTCCCCGCGGTGCACTCCCCGTCGCCAGACCGGTCGCGGACGCACTGGATGCCGACCTCGACGTGGTCGTCGCCCGGAAGATGGGTGCGCCGAGCAATCCGGAGTTGGCGATCGGTGCCGTCGCGAGCGACGGCAGCGTCTGGTACAACGACGACCTCCTCGGGCGACTTTCGGTCGGTAACGAGTACCTCGAGACCGTTCGGGAACGGGAGGCGGCGAACGCGAGCGAGAAAGCGGATCGATATCGAGAGATCGAGGGATTGCCGGATCTCGAGGGAAAGCGAGTGATCGTCGTCGACGACGGCGTTGCAACGGGTGCGACTGCAACGGCTTGCCTTCGACAGGTGCAAGCGAGCGACGCAGCGTCCGTCGTACTCGCAGTGCCGGTCGGCTCACCCCGTGGCGTCGACGACCTCCGAGACGAAGCGGACGAGGTGATCGCCCTCGAGACGCCACAGTCGTTTCGTGCCGTCGGACAGTACTATCGCGTGTTCGATCAGGTGAGCGACGAGGAGGCGATCGGGTACCTCGAATAA
- the msrB gene encoding peptide-methionine (R)-S-oxide reductase MsrB — translation MEHETDETPREGTDLPTSDEEWREELDDEEYRILREAGTEPAFSGEYVDHKDDGSYVCAGCGAELFDSETKFDSGCGWPSFYDTDTDRVETRLDTSHGMRRTEVLCAECGGHLGHVFEDGPEPTGKRYCINSAALDFDE, via the coding sequence ATGGAACACGAGACAGACGAAACCCCTCGAGAGGGCACCGACCTCCCCACGAGCGACGAGGAGTGGCGCGAGGAACTCGACGACGAGGAGTATCGAATCCTGCGAGAAGCCGGAACCGAGCCCGCGTTCAGCGGCGAGTACGTCGACCACAAAGACGACGGAAGCTACGTCTGTGCCGGCTGTGGGGCCGAACTGTTCGACTCCGAGACGAAGTTCGACTCCGGCTGTGGCTGGCCGAGTTTCTACGATACGGACACCGACCGCGTCGAAACTCGACTCGACACCAGCCACGGGATGCGCCGCACCGAAGTGCTGTGTGCCGAATGCGGCGGCCACCTCGGCCACGTCTTCGAGGACGGCCCCGAACCGACCGGCAAGCGCTACTGTATCAACTCCGCCGCCCTCGACTTCGACGAGTAA
- a CDS encoding rubrerythrin-like domain-containing protein, whose translation MKDIRFNPEDESTYECFNCGTLVRTTAPAQCPDCGTDMRNRRTPIE comes from the coding sequence ATGAAAGACATTCGTTTCAACCCTGAGGACGAATCGACCTACGAGTGTTTCAACTGTGGGACGCTCGTTCGGACGACAGCGCCCGCCCAGTGTCCCGACTGCGGGACGGACATGCGTAATCGACGGACGCCAATCGAGTAA
- a CDS encoding YihY/virulence factor BrkB family protein has product MADSSLLSLAGDVAAVSRERQISVKSAGLAYHAFNTLVPLVILALVGATLTDSLEPLVSTFESAAGLDGIVTDGGLEEAAGNSGDRIRAAILALLILLWSAARLFQAVNSAFTDVYGSRKDESYVNTATTVTLVTVLNAALVTATVALAVALVSVVGISLSVLLGGVVATAASAVLLAILLVAVFTPMYYLFPQPDVAVVEVLPGVAFAALSWTALAVSFRIYVATSESIALFGIAGAILLVLTWVYLGGFCLLLGAVLNAVLSGHVDPDEGWIPMQAVWTESNP; this is encoded by the coding sequence ATGGCCGACTCGAGTCTCCTCTCGCTCGCCGGCGACGTCGCTGCCGTCTCCCGCGAACGCCAGATCAGCGTCAAGTCCGCCGGGCTGGCTTACCACGCGTTCAACACCCTCGTTCCGCTGGTCATCCTCGCGCTCGTCGGTGCCACGCTCACGGATTCGCTCGAGCCGCTGGTCTCGACGTTCGAGTCAGCGGCCGGCCTCGACGGTATCGTGACCGACGGCGGACTCGAGGAGGCGGCCGGCAACAGCGGCGACAGGATACGGGCTGCGATTCTCGCACTCCTCATTTTGCTGTGGAGCGCTGCTCGCTTGTTTCAGGCAGTCAACAGCGCGTTTACGGACGTCTACGGCTCTCGGAAGGACGAATCGTACGTGAACACGGCGACGACGGTAACGCTCGTCACGGTGCTCAACGCGGCGCTCGTGACGGCGACGGTCGCGCTGGCCGTCGCGTTGGTCAGCGTCGTCGGAATCAGTCTCTCGGTTCTACTCGGCGGGGTCGTAGCGACGGCAGCCAGCGCCGTCCTCCTCGCGATTCTCCTCGTGGCCGTCTTCACGCCGATGTACTACCTCTTTCCACAACCGGACGTCGCCGTCGTCGAGGTGCTGCCGGGGGTTGCGTTCGCCGCCCTCTCGTGGACCGCGTTGGCCGTCAGCTTCAGGATATACGTCGCCACCTCCGAGAGCATCGCGCTCTTTGGAATCGCCGGCGCAATCTTGCTCGTCCTCACCTGGGTGTACCTCGGTGGCTTCTGTCTCCTGTTGGGTGCCGTTTTGAACGCCGTCCTCTCCGGCCACGTCGATCCCGACGAGGGCTGGATCCCGATGCAGGCCGTCTGGACGGAGTCGAATCCCTAA
- a CDS encoding DUF2196 domain-containing protein: MSNERSAASDLRQGITVEIVQGDQDVESEDRESLIGEVATVYEDDPKGLQVELKNGVVGHVQSVVHDE, encoded by the coding sequence ATGTCTAACGAACGATCAGCTGCGTCCGACCTCCGGCAGGGGATCACCGTCGAAATCGTGCAGGGCGATCAGGACGTCGAATCCGAAGATCGAGAGTCCCTCATCGGGGAAGTGGCGACCGTCTACGAAGACGACCCGAAGGGATTACAGGTCGAACTGAAAAACGGCGTCGTCGGGCACGTCCAGTCGGTCGTCCACGACGAATAG
- a CDS encoding ornithine cyclodeaminase, translating into MTVARTVELEGHIIDSGTMGMCFGVVMDMGGEFEVEDFEVGRHKHAETYCRMRVMAESEEDLRAILHELNQQGATVADPRDATLENAPEDGVVPVDFYSTTNHPTYVRVDGEWVEIEDPEMDCALVVERADPADPQGVGNTDDRRNGDGKTRVLTKVLNAVEEGDLVVTGETGIRVEPPERPRNGGGSFGFMQGGVSSERPSASLIEEIADEMREVRENDGNVLVVCGPAIVHSGGRDALADLVRAGFIDNLSAGNGFAVHDLERDLYGTSLGVDTESLEHPRKGHKHHIYTISEIARLGSIEAAVDEGIVDEGVMYECIDNDVPFVLAGSIRDDGPLPDTITDAIEAQDAIREQAHDADIVLMLSTLLHSVAVGNCLPSTTKTVCVDINPATVTQLLDRGSAQAIGMVTDIGTFIPMLRDELLEE; encoded by the coding sequence ATGACAGTTGCGCGAACCGTCGAACTCGAGGGGCACATCATCGACTCGGGGACGATGGGCATGTGTTTCGGGGTCGTGATGGATATGGGCGGTGAGTTCGAGGTCGAAGACTTCGAAGTTGGCCGTCACAAACACGCCGAGACGTACTGCCGGATGCGAGTCATGGCCGAGTCCGAAGAGGACTTGCGAGCGATTCTCCACGAACTCAATCAACAAGGAGCGACCGTCGCCGATCCGCGGGATGCGACGCTCGAGAACGCTCCCGAAGACGGCGTCGTCCCGGTCGATTTCTACTCGACGACGAACCACCCGACGTACGTGCGCGTCGACGGCGAGTGGGTCGAAATCGAGGATCCGGAGATGGACTGCGCGCTCGTTGTAGAAAGAGCGGATCCAGCGGATCCGCAGGGAGTCGGTAACACCGACGATAGGAGAAACGGTGACGGCAAAACCCGCGTGCTCACGAAAGTGCTCAACGCCGTGGAGGAAGGCGACCTCGTCGTCACCGGCGAGACGGGCATTCGCGTCGAACCGCCCGAGCGACCCCGGAACGGCGGCGGTTCCTTTGGCTTCATGCAGGGCGGCGTCTCGAGCGAACGACCCTCTGCGTCGCTGATCGAGGAAATCGCGGACGAGATGCGCGAGGTGCGCGAGAACGACGGGAACGTCCTCGTCGTCTGTGGGCCGGCGATCGTCCACTCCGGCGGCCGAGACGCCCTTGCGGACCTCGTCCGTGCGGGCTTCATCGACAACCTGAGTGCCGGCAACGGCTTTGCCGTACACGACTTAGAGCGGGACCTCTATGGCACCTCGCTGGGCGTCGACACGGAGAGCCTCGAGCACCCTCGGAAAGGACACAAACACCACATCTACACGATCAGCGAGATCGCTCGCCTCGGCAGCATCGAGGCCGCCGTCGACGAGGGAATCGTCGACGAGGGCGTGATGTACGAGTGTATCGACAACGACGTCCCGTTCGTCCTCGCCGGCTCGATCCGTGACGACGGTCCGCTTCCGGATACGATCACCGACGCAATCGAGGCCCAGGACGCGATTCGCGAGCAGGCTCACGACGCCGATATCGTGCTCATGCTCTCGACGCTGTTACACTCCGTCGCCGTCGGTAACTGTCTTCCCTCGACCACGAAGACCGTCTGCGTGGACATCAACCCGGCCACCGTTACACAGTTACTCGACCGCGGCAGCGCACAGGCTATCGGCATGGTCACCGACATCGGGACGTTCATCCCGATGCTTCGCGACGAGTTGCTCGAGGAGTAA
- a CDS encoding class I SAM-dependent methyltransferase — MSDSSTRPAEHADDEISHPLFAKLYDVLPQSILFEPHREYLARDLSGRVLELGCGTGDMFPSIVEHATASLEYHAIEPDPHMRKRARKRAGETGLAVDLRGARAESLPYPDDYFDVVIASLVFCTIQDPDAALEEALRVLEPGGEFRFLEHVHADGWRGSGQELLNPLWAHTAGGCQLTRETIPRFVSHEAVTVEEIERLDLGFFPVAPFIRGTLRRKRGSTLE; from the coding sequence ATGTCCGACTCGAGTACACGGCCGGCCGAACACGCGGACGACGAAATCTCACACCCACTCTTCGCGAAACTCTACGACGTCCTTCCCCAGTCGATTCTGTTCGAACCCCACCGCGAGTACCTCGCTCGCGACCTCTCGGGTCGCGTCCTCGAACTCGGCTGCGGGACGGGCGACATGTTTCCGTCCATCGTCGAACACGCGACTGCCTCCCTCGAGTATCACGCGATCGAACCCGACCCACATATGCGTAAACGTGCCCGCAAACGGGCGGGTGAAACTGGTCTCGCGGTCGACCTTCGCGGCGCTCGTGCCGAGTCACTCCCCTATCCCGACGACTACTTCGACGTCGTGATCGCCAGCCTCGTCTTCTGTACGATTCAGGATCCAGACGCTGCACTCGAGGAAGCCCTGCGAGTGCTCGAACCTGGCGGCGAGTTTCGCTTTCTCGAGCACGTCCACGCCGACGGCTGGCGAGGGTCCGGCCAGGAACTGCTCAACCCACTCTGGGCACACACCGCGGGCGGCTGTCAGCTCACGCGCGAAACGATCCCTCGGTTCGTCTCCCACGAAGCGGTTACCGTCGAGGAAATCGAGCGACTCGACCTCGGTTTCTTCCCGGTCGCCCCGTTCATTCGCGGAACGCTTCGTCGAAAACGAGGGAGTACGCTTGAGTAG
- a CDS encoding phytoene/squalene synthase family protein — protein sequence MQREHVDASKAIQRRTGKTFYLATTFLPKRVRHATHVLYAFFRIADEVVDDANGVPPAEQHAELEALRAQALGESPPDGPVLEAVDELRREHDIPDEEIRTFVDAMQSDISTSRYETYDELESYMRGSAAAVGVMMTAIMEPDDWETAIPHAIALGEAFQLTNFLRDVREDVLERGRIYLPQETLGRYGVSSDQIERLEYSAAFAAAMATELDRTERLYRDGVAGIRYLPDDCQFPVLLAAVLYAEHHALIRAQGYDVLSREPSLSTARKLWCVIRTRWHWQWNPDPEAVFDQVSAISTPERGRPEPERASRMPTQ from the coding sequence ATGCAACGAGAACACGTTGACGCGAGCAAGGCGATTCAACGACGAACCGGGAAAACGTTCTATCTCGCGACGACGTTCCTCCCGAAACGAGTTCGTCACGCGACGCACGTTCTCTACGCGTTTTTCCGAATCGCGGACGAGGTGGTCGACGACGCAAACGGCGTTCCCCCGGCCGAGCAGCATGCCGAACTCGAGGCCTTACGCGCACAGGCGCTCGGCGAGTCGCCCCCCGACGGTCCCGTACTCGAAGCCGTCGACGAACTTCGACGGGAGCACGACATTCCCGACGAGGAGATACGGACGTTCGTCGACGCGATGCAGTCGGACATCTCCACCAGCCGCTACGAGACGTACGACGAACTGGAGTCGTACATGCGCGGGTCGGCTGCTGCGGTCGGGGTGATGATGACCGCGATCATGGAGCCCGACGACTGGGAGACGGCGATTCCACACGCTATTGCTCTCGGGGAGGCGTTCCAGTTGACGAACTTCTTGCGAGACGTTCGCGAGGACGTCCTGGAGCGAGGACGGATCTACCTCCCGCAAGAAACGTTAGGGCGCTACGGCGTCTCGAGCGATCAGATCGAACGCCTCGAGTATTCTGCGGCGTTCGCGGCGGCGATGGCGACGGAACTCGACCGAACCGAGCGACTGTATCGGGATGGCGTCGCCGGCATCCGCTACTTACCGGACGACTGTCAGTTTCCCGTTCTGCTCGCAGCTGTTCTCTATGCCGAACACCACGCGCTCATTCGGGCGCAAGGGTACGACGTGCTCAGCCGTGAACCGTCGCTTTCGACCGCACGGAAGCTGTGGTGTGTGATACGAACGCGCTGGCACTGGCAGTGGAACCCCGACCCCGAAGCCGTGTTCGACCAGGTATCGGCTATCTCCACACCAGAGAGGGGACGGCCGGAGCCAGAACGCGCCAGTCGGATGCCGACGCAGTAG